Within the Opitutales bacterium genome, the region GCTGATCCATTTCTTCCAGAGACACCCATTGGGTATTCGGAGAATCCAAAATCTCGGCGATTTTCATTTTTCGCTCAGAATCTTGTTGGCGCACAAGTTGAAGAATAAATGCTGAAAGCTCCTAAACACCCCGGCCAGTATCAACCGGCCTGTCGGCTACCCACAGGTACCCGTCGCCGTGCTGAACGTTGAAACGTTTCACTCAAACGCACGGGAGGCACTCCACATCTCTACGACCTTTGAGCGTTCGACATCACTCAACCGAGGATCGGCTTCTATGCTGGATAGAACCTCTGGTGGTCCCTCCTGAATCAAGGCGCTAAAGGCCCGCTCAATACCGCGCAACCGCATTCCGCTGTCCGGATCTATCTCAAGAGCTAAATCAAAGGCTTTTTCAGGATCTGTGTGGCCGAACGTATCGATAAATGTTCGACGGATGCGGTCTTTGTCATGGGTTTCACTGAACGATTCCAACCAGTCGTCGTAAGCTTCTGGCTGACGATCCAGTAGAACACGCGTCACGCCATCCAGTGAAGCATTCCGAGCTTTTAAATCGGCGTTTCGTACCGAACGCTCAGCAACATCAAAATGAAGACGCGCCAAGCTCTCGAAGTAATTCCGCACAGCATACCAAGTCCGCCCGCCAGGTTTCAACATTGGGATAACCTCATCGATGAGCGCATCCGGATTATCCAGCATAACGCGCGGTCCTAACAAGACGCGACCTGTGTTTTCGGCGATTAATTCTGGCCCCATCCAGTCAAACCATTCCTGAACCCCCTCGACATCCAGGTTTTCGATGGCACGCGGATGGTAAGTGATGCCTCGGAACTGCTCAGGCATTGCGTAAGCTGCCTGAAGTGCCTCTTCGCCACTCAGCCCAGCCAGGGTGCTAAAAAAGGTCCGGACCAGCTTGCGGTTGCCTGGATCACTAGGCTGGTCGTCTAACCAGGACACCATAGCCATAGGATCGCGGTCCGCGGCGATACGCGCTATCTCTAGCAGTGCTCTTTGCGCAGCCTCAGGCGACTCCAGCTGCGAGGCTGCTCGGAGGCTAAACGCGATATCATGATGGGCACTGGAGGACAAAAATGCGGCGTGGGCAGTAGGCCATATAAACTCTGGGGCATCATTCTCGATCCAGTGCAATGCCGCCGCTGCATCCTCCGTCGACCATTTCTTCACCAACGCGTAAATCGGATCTGTGGAATCAGACGTCGACAAATATGCCGAGAATTTCTCGTAGACCGGGATCAAAGCATCGATGGCTATCCTGTGTTGCCTCTCGGGAACGCCTCTGTAGAAAAGCACGGGGTTGACCTTAGCTATGCGCTGCAGGTCGAATGTGTGGGCATACTGATACCAAGCTGTCACGTCGTCACTCTGCCACGCTGCAACAATCCGTTTTTCGAGGGAAAAGCGCTGCTTTTCACTAGGCAAGAATACCTCAGCAGCCTCGAAGGCTATGGCGAAGTCTTCCTTTGCCATGCGATGTACGAGGCGCTCGGCTGCCCGTTTAGGATCCTTCACACCGTCGAGCAATTCCAACAACTGAGACGGATCGTCCAAAAAGATCTCTATAACAAACTCGGTGCGTATTTGCGCCAGAGCCTTGCCCTTTGCTTCAAGATCGTCGCTTTTCTCGATAAAGTAAGCCGCAGCACGTAAAGCAGTTTGAGCATCTGGCGCGCGCGCGATCCCTCTCCAGAGCTGGGGACCATCTTGGTTTAAGGCAAGATTCGCCGCCCGCGCAAATGCGATCTCTGGGTGGTGAATCATCAGATTCTGGCTGATTTGATTCGAAAGGCTGGGCAGGTCTCGATCTACCCAGGCAATCGCCTCTGAATGCACGACTGGATCGAGTCCTATTTCCATCAATGCCCTCAATCCGCGTTGCGCCACGCCATACAAACGATCTGGCGAGGGCAATTCCATGAGCCGAGAAAAGTTGTCTGGTTTTTCACCCAGGGAGCGTATAAAGGCTTCTTCAATCCAATTTTTGGCACGAGGAAATGCCTGAACGAGCATAGAGTGATAAAGGGCGAGCAGCGTATCGGGCTCATCCACCGCCATGATAGACATCTCTACCAGGAGCGCATCTTCCACAATAGCGCGCTCCAGTCGATCTTGAGAACTCAAGCGCTCGAAATGCTCCTGCCAGACGGCTAAATGGTGCTCAACAATCTCGGAGCCGATCTGCCCGTGAGATTCCGCGCCGAAACCCGCCAGCAAGGTCCCTACAATCCAACTTACACTCTGCTTCCAACCAGTCATAAATTCAACCTTTCAATCAAAAGCTGCCGCTCTTCGTCGTCGATACCCTCAATGCTCTCCAATCGCTGTCGAGTTTCGGAGGTATAAGCCTCCATGCGTCTACGAGCCGAATTAATATACCATCGTGCTTCACCGGAATCGCTCATTCGCAGAGCCCATAGCGCAGATAAAAGAAAATCGCCCTCACGACGGTAGTGAGAAGAGGCACCATGCGCGAAATGTCCGTACGCATTATCACTCACTTCGGAGTCCGTCAGCCACGCACCGGCCTCAACGGGATCAGTTTCCATAAGCTGATAAATAAATCCACGCATTGCCTGGGCCCACTGTTCCGGATCACTCAAGCCCGAAGCCCAAGTAAACGCCTGATCCACATCCCGTTTCACCCACTCCCTCACAATGTAATTGGATGCAGAGGGATCGACTTTGCTCGGCGGTATGAGGGATAAACGGGCGACTGCCTCGTCCAACAGTCCCTCCTCACTCATCTTCTGAATGAGTATAGAATTTACCCTCAATTGCTCATGCTCCGACAACGAATCTGTCCAGCGGATCGCACCTTCGAGATCCAAGTCGACATAATTTTCCATCAAAGAGGACAGAAAACTAGACTTATACCCCCCCGTCGCCCACCAGGGATAGAGTTCGGCCATCGTATTGGGATCAGCAAACGTTGCCTTCCTGATCGCCTTCATTGCCATCTCGGCGCGGATGCTAGATTCTGGAATTCCCTTTACAAATTCGACCAGCAATTCCGGCTGTGTCACCAGACGTTCTGATATGTATCCCAAGGCTCTTTCGCGAGCCAGAGTACTTTCAAAGCCAACAGCCAGTGATGAAAGAAGCGACAAGTTGTCGTCGCTCACCGCCCGGACGCTCATCTGAATCAAATGGTCGCGCAGTGGGCCACGTTCAAATCCCCTAATAAAAGATACTGCCCCCGCTGGATCGCGCCCGACCCAGGCACTTAACACGTTGTCGTGACCAGGCAACCTTTCCACCCATCGCGAGGGCTTATCTTGAACATAGGCTATGTAAGCTCGCACCGCCTGCTCAGCCTGCTCAGGATGATTGCGTGACCATTCCGACAGTAACCCCGCGACATTGAGACTATCTGCATAATCACTTTGAAGCATGACAGGCACAGCCCCAAGCGGGTCATTCCGAATCCAAGGCTTAAAGATCTGCCCTGCTAAATATGCCTGCGAACCGATCTGATCCGCATATTCATTAAATACGTCCCAGGCTCTTTCGGGATCCTCTAATGACCAGTTGGTAAAGAGGACCTCGCTAAATCTGCGCCTCACATGCCTACTGCTTGAATCGACTATCATGGCAATGAGTGAGGTATCACTTGATAGCTTGGCGTATCGCAAGACGGAGCTCAAGTCACGCGCAGTGCTGGAGTCCGCGACATCCGCACGCTGTAGCAACAAAGATAGAAATTTCTGAGGATCGGAACGAGCTGCATCACCCAAAGCGGATTGATTCCTTGGAATACGAGCTAAATCGTAGATCTCCTCTGTGGTCATGCTATAGAGGGTGCTCAATGCTTGAGCAGGTGAAGACTCAGCGACGGCCAAAAAACGTTCGCTAGGCGACAGCGCAGTGCTCGCTTCGTCCTCGGTTTCACCAGGCAAATCGACAGCACGACTGCGACGATATACCCAGCTCCCAACACGCAATAAGGAGCGCTGTTCTTCACTTTCGAGCCCCTCTGCCCACTCAACTAGCACTTCATCTTCGGCCAACTTCTCAAGCATCGCAACAGCGAGCTCATCGGGGAAATGATGTGCAGATAACCAACGAGTATCCTCCGTCATTGCGCGATACATAGTCTCCGGAGCCACCTCATACCGACGCAGCAATATGGCGGAAGTCCCGGCAATGGTCACCGCATTGTCTGCATTTTGCAGCTGTATTAAATGACCCGAAAAGTAAATCGGCAGCTGATCGATAGGCACTGTGCCCAGCTCAGCTACAAAGCGTTCGTAGCGCTCGCGAGCAGTGAGTTCGAGCGGCGTGTTCGCAACCACATCAGGCGATCTAGCCGGCCTGTCACAACCAGCAACCAAGAGCACACAACATAATATCAACGAGCGAAACCTCATGACACACAACGGTTCAAACATGAGGCAAGCTACATATGCAACACACAAGATCGTTGATGATACAAAGGGAATTGAAAAAGCGCGAAGGCGCATCCGTTTCCTGCTTCGAAGGTGCCCTCAAGGCCTTGCGGCCTAGCAGGTTGTGTCGAAGTTGCCTGGATCGGTTTCACGTCTTCCGCGGCTCATTTAGAACCAGCTGCATTCACACATGCCCACACCGCCGGCAGCGACGAAGCGCCGCCCTCCAGAACATTCTGTAGTTGGAGGGGCATGCTTTGTCATGACCCAGCGCCTAAACGGCCATTAAAGCAAAACATTCGCGCCTATTCGCGTGCATTAGCGGATCCTCAAAGGACCAAAACTTAGCCCAGAGACAGATATACACTCCCACGATCTTCTCTTTTTAGCCGCAGAAAGCGCGGAATTCCGCGGAAGTATTTTTGGGAGGAAGACTTACGTCTCGATTTTCGAATTCCGCGCTATTCTGAGTCTTCCGCGGCTCATTTAGAGCGTGCTGCATTCAGACATGCCACATCGGCGGCGGCGACGAAGCGCCGCCCTCCAGCACCGCGGCTACATTTTCTTCAACCGCCGGCGGCGATTGAAGATGTTGCTTTCATCTTGTTGGTTCTTCTCCGGATCGGGGTCTTTGAGGTCAGGGACGATACGTATGAACACCACGGTCAGTATCAATAGGCCTGCAGCAACCCAAAGAAACCAATCACCATACTGGACGTAAAAACTAGGCCGTTTCTGCTGCTCTATGTCGCGGAATAGGAGCATGGGTGAGGAACCGCGGGTGTAGATACTACCCGCTGCATTGACGAATTCTTGCCGTATGCGACCCTGAGCATCGATCCAGCCAGACCAGCCTTCGTTGCCTACACGCACGACAGGGCGGCGCGTCTCGACAGCGCGCAACACAGAATGAGCGGCGTGCTGATAGGCTGCGGCTTCTCGGCCATACCAAGCATCGTTCGTCACGACCAAAAAGAGATCGACGCAAAGCTGGGCTGTCTCCCGAGAAAGATGTGGAAAAACATCCTCATAACAGACGAGTCCGCCGACGCGAAAAGTCGAGCCGTCTACAGTGATCTGCATGGGTGCCGCAGACTCGCCCGCATGGATGTCATAATCGAGCGGGACGGCTTTATCGACAAAAGGTAGCCAACGTAGTGGCACGTATTCGCCAAAGGGAACCCGCTTTCGCTTGGCGTAATAGCTGTCCTTGAGTCCCGTCTCAGGATCGACAAAGAAGATTCCATTATACCAGGAACCATCCGGCTCCTCGATCAGGTTACCCATTAGAATAGGGGTTTCGAGCTCTGCACTCAGCGCCTCAACCCAAGTTTCTAACCCACCGAAGCGATCGCTTACCGCCTCCGGTGTGGAGCTCTCGGGCCACAAGAGAAGATCGACGTCCTGAATCACCGCCAGCCGACTCTGACTTTCCAACACGTCAAGATTTTCACGGGCCCGATCCCGATCCCATTTTAGGTCTTGAGGAATGGCGGGCTGTATAGCTGAAGCAGTGAAAAAGGCCCGCATGTTGTCAGCATTGGGTAGCTCCCGCATGTAGAGGATGAGCGTGATCATGAGCAGGCTCACCACCACGTATAGCTCGGGACACAGACTCTTAATCCATCCTGTCGCTTTTTTACGCCCAATGAACCGGAGGACATAAAAAGAAATGGCCAAATTGACCGCTATCAATAGAGCGGAAACCAAATAGGCTCCTCCATAAGATGCCGGCTGTAAGGCGACTGGATTACGCCACTGCGAAGAGGCCAGCACCGCCCAGGGGAAACCCGTGAAAAGCCATGACCGCACCCATTCGAGCAAGGACCAAGCTCCCGCAATTCCAAACAGCCCGACAATACGCGCGAAAGCTGGCTTAGACCGAAGCAAGGGCACGGCCCAACGCACCAGGGCAAACCAAGGCAACTGCACCAGTGTGACCACAAGCGCCAGCGCCATGACAATCAAGGGACCGGTAATAGAAGGCAGGGGCGCCCCAGCCACGTTCGCTACGTGCCGGAGCCAGATAAGAATCATACTCCAAGCAAACCACTGGCTGGCCAAAACTGTAAGCACCCACATACGCCAGCCTGGGCGCAGGCCGCCCCAAATAATCCAAGGGATAGCAAATAAAAAGGCAGCCTCGGCAAAGTCGAACGGGGCAAACGCGATCACATATAAGATCGCCGAGAGCAGCCCTACGATCATCGCAGAAATTGCAGATTGAGCGCCCAAACCCAGATCGAACATGGAACGGCGACGTGGCTTAATGCCCCGCCGCGCCTCCACGCGCTCTCGGAATGAGTCGCTCATATGCTATCTTTGCCTGAGCTTACTCTGTCACCAGGCTCTTGACGTGGAGATCACGTAATTGGCGCTCAGTCACCTGCGATGGGCTCTGGGTCATGAGATCTTCGGCCTTTTGAGTCTTGGGGAAGGCGATCACATCTCGGATGCTGGTGCGCCCAGCCAGGAGCGTGACAATACGGTCGAAACCAAAGGCCATGCCCCCATGCGGCGGTGCCCCATACTCAAAGGCTTCGAGCATGTAGCCAAAGCGACTTTCAACGACCTCAGGGTCGATTTTAAGCACGTCGATAAACACTTTGCGCTGTAACTCAGGCTGGTGGATACGGATGGACCCGCCCCCGAGTTCAACGCCATTGAGTACTAGATCGTAGTGCTGTCCGCGCACCGCCTTGGGATCAGAATCCAATTTCTCGATATCTTCAGGAACTGGTGAGGTGAAGGGATGGTGAGCAGAGACGTAACGGCCTTCGTCTTCTTCGTAGACCATAAGCGGGAAATCGACGACCCATAGGAATTTCCAATCGTCGGCTCGGATCTCGATTTTGCCCCGCCCTTTGAGCAAATCCGCCGCGAGCAAACGGACCCGGCCGAGAATGGTGCAGGCGCGTTCCCACTCAGTAGCAGCAAAAAATACAATATCCCCTGTCTCGATGTTCAGCTGTTCCTTCAATGCGGCGAGTTCTGCCTCGGAGAAAAACTTCAATATCGGGCTCTTCCAGCCACCTTCGTTGGCTCGGATAAAGGCCAAGCCTTTAGCCCCCAGAGACTTGGCGGCATCTTCGAGGTTTTTGAGTTCACCTTGAGTCAGATCGGCGAGGCCCTTCATATTGATAGCCTTGATGACCCCTCCGCTATCGAGTGTGCCTTTGAACACCTTGAATCCCGATTCGGCAAACACGTCGCCGACATCCTGGAGCTCGAAGCCGAAACGCATATCGGGCTTATCGGCACCGAAGCGGTTCATGGCATCGTGGTAGGTCATGCGGAGGAAGGGCGGATCGAGGTCCACATCGAGCACGTCCTTCCAAATACGCTTCATCATCCCTTCGATGAGCGCATACATGTCCTCGCGGTCGATGAAGGAAAGCTCGAGGTCGATTTGCGTAAATTCAGGCTGTCGGTCGGCGCGGAGGTCCTCATCGCGAAAGCACTTGGCTAGCTGAAAATAGCGCTCAACACCCGCCACCATTAGCATTTGTTTAAACTGCTGGGGTGATTGCGGCAGTGCGAAAAATTTCCCGGCATTCGTGCGGCTCGGGACCAGATATTCGCGCGCGCCTTCGGGCGTCGATTTAAAGAGCAGCGGTGTCTCGATTTCGAGGAAGGTTTCTTCATCCAGGTAGCGACGCACCGACTGTGCGGCTTTACTACGCATGCGCAAGAGCTTGAGATTGGCCGGACGCCGGAGGTCGAGGTAGCGATGCTTGAGCCGTAGATCGATGTTTACCGCATCCCCAGAATCGTCCATGGGGAACGGGGGTGTTTTGGAAGCGTTGAATACTTCCACCGACTCGACTTTCACCTCGATGGCGCCGGTCACCATGTTGGGATTCACGGTGCCTTCGGAACGATCAACCACGGTCCCCGCCGCTGAAATAACAAATTCGCTGCGTAGCTTGTGAGCCACCTCGGAAAGTTGATTATCACTCGGATCCAGCACCAATTGAGTGATGCCTTCCCGGTCACGCAAATCGATAAACAACACGCCGCCGTGGTCGCGGATCGAGTCGATCCAGCCCGCCAACGCAACCTGTTGCCCGGAGTGTGCCTGAGTCAGCTCAGCGCAGTGATGTGTCTTTTTCATAGGATGATCCAAAAAATGCGAAAACCGAGGAGACTGGTCGGGCAGCGCGGAAGAGCAATGGAGAAATGGGGAGGCAGAGTCGAGAGGGTGTGATTGAAATAGCGGGGAAATTTCCCCAACTGCCTTTGTCGTGTAGTCGCCCCGCTCAGTCGGGGTGCAGGCAGTTGCTTCGATCGACACCGTAGAGGCGAGGCGACAGAGCGCCTCATCTACATGAGATTCGCGACCATTTGCGTTGATTAGCGGATGCAATTTTTTTGACACAGCCTTCACTGGAGCCCTCAAACCCATTCCTGATTCGACACAGGCAATGAAGGTGCTACCCATGACAAGACTTCTTCTTTATGAGCGAACCCATCTTGTTCCAACTGGTAATCATCCTCAGTGTCAGCGCAGTCGCGCAATGGCTGGGATGGAAATTTAAGGTACCAGCGATTCTTTTGCTCCTGGCCTCGGGGTTCATACTCGGGCCGATCACCGGACTGATGGACATGGAGGCGTTGTTTGGCGATGCCCTGCTTCCCTTGGTATCCGCATCTGTGGCAATTCTGCTTTTTGAGGGCGGGCTGACCTTACGCTTCAAGGACCTCAAGCATGGCGGGGCCGTGATCTTTCGACTCGTGACTGTTGGCGTCGTCATCACGAGCGTGATCGCGGGATGGCTCGCCTATGCTCTCTTGGGATTTCCTCCGACCATCGCCGCCTTATTCGGAGCACTGCTTTCGGTGACAGGACCCACGGTTATCGGCCCGATCCTTCGCACCATCCGGCCAAAAGGGTCGGTGCGAAACATTGCAAAATGGGAGGGCATCCTGAATGACCCGGTCGGAGTGCTGCTCGCTGTGTTCATCTACGACATCCTGATTCTCGGCTCAGAAGAGCAGATGTGGACACAGCTGGCTTTGGCGATTTTTAAGACGCTCGCTGTTGCATTCGCGCTGTCTTGGGCCGGATCTAGACTGCTCATCTATCTCGTGCGCCACCGCATGCTTCCCGATTTTTTGCACAATCTGACTTCGCTCGCGATCGTACTAGGGACTTTTTTCCTATCTAATGTCGTGCAGCATGAGGCAGGTCTGGTCACCGCAACGCTCTTGGGAATCTTTTTGGCAAACCAAAGAGATTTCCGAGTCGATCACATCATTCACTTTAAGGAAAACCTGACAGTCCTTATCATCTCTTTCGTTTTCATCGTGCTCGCTGCCAATGTGAAGCCAGAGGTATTACAGCTGTTAGACTGGCGGCATTTCGTATTTTTAGTCGCCCTTATTGTAATTGCTCGACCGCTTTCTATCCTAGCATCCACCATCGGAACCGGCACGCCGATGAACCAGAGCGTCCTGCTTATGCTCCTCGCTCCTCGAGGTATCGTTGCTCTATCGCTGACCTCCGTGTTCGTGCTCAAATTAAAGAAAGCCGGCTTTGAAGAAGCTGATGAGCTGTTCGCCTCAATGCTCGTCGTTGTTGTCGGAACCGTGATCTTCTATGGCTCTACAGTAGCCCAAGCGGCCTCCAGGCTTAAACTGTCTGAGCTCGCACCCAGTGGTCTGTTATTCGTGGGAGCGGCACCCTGGGCGATTCATCTAGGAAAAAAGCTCCAGCAACAAGGCGTGTTCGTGCACTTTATCGATAGCAACCGCGATCACGTCGCCATGGCACGAGAGAAGGGCCTCTCCGCTTCGACAGGGGATGTGCTCAGCAACGTTTTCCTTGAAGAGCAGGATTTCTCAGAAATCGGCCACGTCCTCTGCGCTACAACCAACTATGAAGTCAACACGCTCGCAAAACAGATGCTGATGGAGTTTTTCGACCGCCGGGATATTCTGGTCATCGAGCCAGACCATGTGGTCCACAATAAAGAAGATGAGCGCAAACGCCCCTTCGACCCCGCCTTCGGTAGCTTTGTCACACACAATTGGCTCGAAGCTCATGTAACATCAGAGAGCGCTATCAATACACGCGAGGTGCCCGCTGAGGCCAGCAACGTCAAAGACCTACTTGTCGGCGTGGTCCCTTTATTCGTGTTATCCGAGGACAAGAAGGAGCTGAAAATTTTCACCCAAAAATACCGCCCCAATGTCAAACCGGGACAGATTGCAATCGGGCTCTTGGATGCTGGGGAAACTGGTGAAGCTCAATGATATACCGCGAGCGCGAAATATTGCCTTTCAGGAAAACTGTGTTTTCGTGAAACTGTGAAAAATATAACCGTATCACTCGATAATGACGCCTATCGGAATGCTCGGGTATTTGCAGCAGAGCACGACACATCGGTCTCAGCTTTGGTGAAAGAATACCTCCAATCTTTGACTGATACGTCCAAACATCAGCAGATTGAACTAACACAGCGCCAAGACGCCCTTCTAAAAGCAATCACCGAAAGGCACAAGGGCTTCACATCCAGCGAAAACGTGACACGCGAGGAACTCTACCGCTGAGGTGACCTTCGTCGATACCAACGTCCTGCTCTACGCGATCTGTCCAGGAGAATCAGATCGCGAGAAAGCACGGATCGCTCAGGAGATTTTGAGACGCGATAACCTCGTCCTTTCCATTCAGGTCTTGCAGGAGTTTTATGTCCAGGCGACGCGGATCAGCCGGACCGACGCCATCACCCACGAAGAAGCAACTGCCCTGATCAAGCTTTGGCTTCGTTTTCAAGTCGTTCAACAATCGGTCGCGATCCTGCAGCACGCATTGGACTTGAAGGCACGTTATCAAATATCCTACTGGGATGCCGCCATACTTGCGGCAGCGGTTTATGCTGGCTGCACTACGGTTCTTTCGGAGGATCTAAATGCGGGACAACGATTCGACTCGGCCCAAGTGCTCAATCCTTTTGACGATCACCATGGAGCATGAAGCTTTCACCGGGGTCCTCGAACGGATCATCTATGCCAATGAGGAGAACCATTATTGCGTGGGTGAGCTGACGCTCGGAAAAGGGAAGGACAAAGTAACGATTGCCGGTGTGTTACCCAATGTACAGTGCGGAGAGACCCTCGAAGTGTCGGGCGAATGGCAGCGGCATAAGACGCATGGAAGACAGTTTAAAGTAAGCCGATTCAACTCAAAACTCCCGCAATCTGTCTGGGGGATTCGACGCTACCTGGGCAGTGGCTTAGTCCCCGGGATCGGCCCCAAATATGCCGACAAGATCGTGGACCATTTTGGGGTCGAAACCCTAGAAATCATCGGCTCAGACAGCGGCCGACTTGTCGAAGTAGAAGGCATAGGCAAGGGGCGTAGCCGATCGATCAAGGAAGCCTGGGATGCGCAGCAATCTGTTCGCGAGGTGATGGTGTTCCTGCAAGCATATGGCATCACCAACAGCCAATGCGTGCGCTTAGTTAAAAAATACGGGAATGACGTCCTCGAAATTTTAAAGAAAAACCCCTACCGGATCATCCGTGACATCGATCGTGTCGGGTTCAAGACGGCCGATCAAATCGC harbors:
- a CDS encoding sodium:proton antiporter, which gives rise to MSEPILFQLVIILSVSAVAQWLGWKFKVPAILLLLASGFILGPITGLMDMEALFGDALLPLVSASVAILLFEGGLTLRFKDLKHGGAVIFRLVTVGVVITSVIAGWLAYALLGFPPTIAALFGALLSVTGPTVIGPILRTIRPKGSVRNIAKWEGILNDPVGVLLAVFIYDILILGSEEQMWTQLALAIFKTLAVAFALSWAGSRLLIYLVRHRMLPDFLHNLTSLAIVLGTFFLSNVVQHEAGLVTATLLGIFLANQRDFRVDHIIHFKENLTVLIISFVFIVLAANVKPEVLQLLDWRHFVFLVALIVIARPLSILASTIGTGTPMNQSVLLMLLAPRGIVALSLTSVFVLKLKKAGFEEADELFASMLVVVVGTVIFYGSTVAQAASRLKLSELAPSGLLFVGAAPWAIHLGKKLQQQGVFVHFIDSNRDHVAMAREKGLSASTGDVLSNVFLEEQDFSEIGHVLCATTNYEVNTLAKQMLMEFFDRRDILVIEPDHVVHNKEDERKRPFDPAFGSFVTHNWLEAHVTSESAINTREVPAEASNVKDLLVGVVPLFVLSEDKKELKIFTQKYRPNVKPGQIAIGLLDAGETGEAQ
- the aspS gene encoding aspartate--tRNA ligase gives rise to the protein MKKTHHCAELTQAHSGQQVALAGWIDSIRDHGGVLFIDLRDREGITQLVLDPSDNQLSEVAHKLRSEFVISAAGTVVDRSEGTVNPNMVTGAIEVKVESVEVFNASKTPPFPMDDSGDAVNIDLRLKHRYLDLRRPANLKLLRMRSKAAQSVRRYLDEETFLEIETPLLFKSTPEGAREYLVPSRTNAGKFFALPQSPQQFKQMLMVAGVERYFQLAKCFRDEDLRADRQPEFTQIDLELSFIDREDMYALIEGMMKRIWKDVLDVDLDPPFLRMTYHDAMNRFGADKPDMRFGFELQDVGDVFAESGFKVFKGTLDSGGVIKAINMKGLADLTQGELKNLEDAAKSLGAKGLAFIRANEGGWKSPILKFFSEAELAALKEQLNIETGDIVFFAATEWERACTILGRVRLLAADLLKGRGKIEIRADDWKFLWVVDFPLMVYEEDEGRYVSAHHPFTSPVPEDIEKLDSDPKAVRGQHYDLVLNGVELGGGSIRIHQPELQRKVFIDVLKIDPEVVESRFGYMLEAFEYGAPPHGGMAFGFDRIVTLLAGRTSIRDVIAFPKTQKAEDLMTQSPSQVTERQLRDLHVKSLVTE
- a CDS encoding PIN domain-containing protein: MTFVDTNVLLYAICPGESDREKARIAQEILRRDNLVLSIQVLQEFYVQATRISRTDAITHEEATALIKLWLRFQVVQQSVAILQHALDLKARYQISYWDAAILAAAVYAGCTTVLSEDLNAGQRFDSAQVLNPFDDHHGA
- the lnt gene encoding apolipoprotein N-acyltransferase, translating into MSDSFRERVEARRGIKPRRRSMFDLGLGAQSAISAMIVGLLSAILYVIAFAPFDFAEAAFLFAIPWIIWGGLRPGWRMWVLTVLASQWFAWSMILIWLRHVANVAGAPLPSITGPLIVMALALVVTLVQLPWFALVRWAVPLLRSKPAFARIVGLFGIAGAWSLLEWVRSWLFTGFPWAVLASSQWRNPVALQPASYGGAYLVSALLIAVNLAISFYVLRFIGRKKATGWIKSLCPELYVVVSLLMITLILYMRELPNADNMRAFFTASAIQPAIPQDLKWDRDRARENLDVLESQSRLAVIQDVDLLLWPESSTPEAVSDRFGGLETWVEALSAELETPILMGNLIEEPDGSWYNGIFFVDPETGLKDSYYAKRKRVPFGEYVPLRWLPFVDKAVPLDYDIHAGESAAPMQITVDGSTFRVGGLVCYEDVFPHLSRETAQLCVDLFLVVTNDAWYGREAAAYQHAAHSVLRAVETRRPVVRVGNEGWSGWIDAQGRIRQEFVNAAGSIYTRGSSPMLLFRDIEQQKRPSFYVQYGDWFLWVAAGLLILTVVFIRIVPDLKDPDPEKNQQDESNIFNRRRRLKKM